A window of the Dissulfurirhabdus thermomarina genome harbors these coding sequences:
- a CDS encoding PHP domain-containing protein has translation MMAPPDRICDLHTHTLASDGSDAPSALVRLAAAAGLAAVAVTDHDTVAGLDEAAAAGRETGCEVVPGVELSIKDPRGNFHLLGYLIDPASPELQKLLARVQAARSRRNERLLERLEALRLPLARGDVEHLAAGGQVGRPHFARAMVARGYVRSVGEAFARYLGKGGPAYVPKSVLSLAEGIAAIHAAGGLAVLAHPLSLGIEGLEALERRLGEWAALGLDGMECHYGDYAPGVRAALAALCRRHGLAATGGSDYHGRAKPDIRIGRGRGDLRVPYACLEALRRRREERA, from the coding sequence ATGATGGCTCCTCCCGACCGGATCTGCGACCTGCACACCCACACCCTGGCCTCCGACGGCTCGGACGCCCCGTCGGCGCTCGTCCGCCTGGCCGCGGCGGCGGGGCTCGCCGCCGTGGCCGTGACCGACCATGACACGGTGGCGGGCCTCGACGAGGCGGCGGCGGCGGGCCGGGAGACCGGGTGCGAGGTGGTGCCGGGGGTGGAGCTCAGCATCAAGGACCCCCGGGGGAACTTCCACCTCCTGGGTTACCTGATCGACCCGGCCTCCCCGGAACTTCAAAAACTCCTGGCCCGGGTCCAGGCGGCCCGCTCCCGCCGGAACGAGCGCCTCCTGGAACGCCTCGAGGCCCTGCGCCTCCCCCTGGCGCGGGGGGACGTCGAGCACCTGGCCGCCGGCGGCCAGGTGGGGCGGCCCCACTTCGCCCGGGCCATGGTGGCCCGGGGCTACGTCCGGAGCGTGGGGGAGGCCTTCGCGCGCTACCTCGGCAAGGGCGGGCCGGCCTACGTCCCGAAGTCGGTGCTCTCCCTCGCCGAGGGGATCGCCGCCATCCACGCGGCCGGCGGCCTGGCCGTCCTGGCCCACCCGCTGAGCCTCGGCATCGAGGGCCTCGAGGCCCTGGAACGCCGCCTCGGCGAATGGGCCGCCCTGGGCCTCGACGGCATGGAGTGCCACTACGGCGACTACGCCCCCGGGGTCCGCGCGGCGCTCGCGGCGCTCTGCCGGCGCCACGGGCTGGCGGCCACGGGAGGGAGCGACTACCACGGCCGGGCCAAGCCCGACATCCGGATCGGGCGCGGGCGGGGGGACCTCCGGGTCCCCTACGCCTGCCTCGAGGCCCTCCGCCGCCGGCGGGAGGAGCGGGCATGA
- a CDS encoding peptide-binding protein, with the protein MRPFLATALATLLLWAVPAPGSADAGPDYGDAIVVGSIGDATTLIPMLASDATSHEIAGLILNGLVKYDADLNLVGDLAESWEVSPDGLTITFHLRHGVRWEDGAPFTSADVLFGFRTITDPKTPTAYAGDFLEVREASAPDPYTFRVTYKRPFAPALSSWSNLVVLPRHLLEGQDITRAPYARHPVGLGPFRLARWRTQDRIELVANPTYFEGRPYLDRYIMRVIPDPATMFLELKSGGLDWMNLSPMQFERQTATPFFRENFRKYRYLSFSYTYLGYNLRSPLFRDRRVRQAISYAIDKEEVVRGVLQGHGAVATGPYKPDAWFYNGRVRRYPHDPARARRLLAEAGWIDRDGDGLLDKDGRPFRFTVLTNQGNTSRALTAQIIQYRLRQVGIDMRIRTLEWTAFINDFIDKRRFEAVILGWTMGQDPDLYDIWHSSKTGEKELNFIGYRNPEVDRLLEAGRRTFDREARRRIYARIQEILAEDQPYTFLYVPMALPIVHARFRGIRPAPAGISYNFIRWWVPRDEQKYIMP; encoded by the coding sequence ATGAGGCCCTTCCTGGCGACGGCCCTGGCGACCCTCCTCCTCTGGGCCGTTCCGGCGCCGGGGTCCGCCGACGCCGGGCCCGACTACGGTGACGCCATCGTGGTGGGCTCCATCGGCGACGCCACCACCCTGATCCCCATGCTGGCCTCGGACGCCACCTCCCACGAGATCGCCGGGCTCATCCTGAACGGCCTCGTGAAGTACGACGCGGACCTCAACCTCGTCGGCGACCTCGCCGAGTCGTGGGAGGTCTCCCCGGACGGGCTCACCATCACCTTCCACCTCCGCCACGGCGTCCGCTGGGAGGACGGGGCCCCCTTCACCTCGGCCGACGTCCTCTTCGGGTTCCGGACCATCACCGACCCCAAGACCCCCACGGCCTACGCCGGGGACTTCCTCGAGGTCCGGGAGGCCTCGGCCCCGGATCCCTACACCTTCCGGGTGACCTACAAGCGGCCCTTCGCCCCGGCCTTGAGCTCGTGGTCGAATCTGGTGGTGCTGCCCCGGCACCTTCTCGAGGGGCAGGACATCACCCGGGCGCCCTATGCCCGGCACCCCGTGGGGCTCGGCCCCTTCCGCCTCGCCCGGTGGCGCACCCAGGACCGGATCGAGCTCGTGGCCAACCCCACCTACTTCGAGGGGCGGCCCTACCTCGACCGCTACATCATGCGGGTCATCCCGGACCCCGCCACCATGTTCCTGGAGCTCAAGAGCGGGGGGCTCGACTGGATGAACCTCTCCCCCATGCAGTTCGAGCGGCAGACGGCGACCCCCTTCTTCCGGGAAAACTTCCGCAAGTACCGCTACCTCTCCTTCTCCTACACCTACCTCGGCTACAACCTGCGCTCCCCCCTGTTCCGCGACCGGCGCGTGCGCCAGGCCATCTCGTACGCCATCGACAAGGAGGAGGTGGTGCGGGGGGTGCTCCAGGGCCACGGGGCCGTGGCCACCGGGCCCTACAAGCCCGACGCCTGGTTCTACAACGGCCGGGTGCGCCGGTATCCCCACGACCCGGCCCGGGCCCGGCGGCTCCTGGCCGAGGCGGGCTGGATCGACCGCGACGGCGACGGCCTCCTCGACAAGGACGGCCGCCCCTTCCGCTTCACCGTGCTCACCAACCAGGGCAACACCTCCCGGGCGCTGACCGCCCAGATCATCCAGTACCGCCTGCGCCAGGTGGGTATCGACATGCGGATCCGGACCCTGGAATGGACCGCCTTCATCAACGACTTCATCGACAAGCGGCGGTTCGAGGCGGTGATCCTGGGCTGGACCATGGGCCAGGACCCGGACCTCTACGACATCTGGCACTCCTCGAAGACCGGGGAGAAGGAGCTCAACTTCATCGGTTACCGGAACCCGGAGGTGGACCGGCTGCTCGAGGCGGGCCGCCGGACCTTCGACCGGGAGGCCCGCCGCCGGATCTACGCCCGGATCCAGGAGATCCTGGCCGAGGACCAGCCCTACACCTTTCTCTACGTGCCCATGGCGCTGCCCATCGTCCACGCGCGGTTCCGGGGCATCCGGCCCGCGCCCGCCGGGATCTCCTACAACTTCATCCGGTGGTGGGTCCCCCGGGACGAACAAAAGTATATAATGCCCTGA
- a CDS encoding ABC transporter permease, giving the protein MLFYFLRRLAGLVPTFLGITLISFTVMHLAPGEPMSLQADFNPKMTPEMRARLRAQYGLDKPLYVQYTRWLEGLAKLDLGRSFAPDRRPVWDKIRERLPVTLLINGLSLLLILGVAVPLGVAAAVRHNSLFDQVTTVIVFLGYAAPTFWVALLLMLLFGVKLGWLPISGVHSLMGYEQMGAVEKLLDWARHLILPVFVSAVGGLAGLSRYARSSMLEVLRQDFITTARAKGLPERRVVYVHALRNALLPLVTILGLSLPTLIGGSVIFESIFAIQGIGQLMWTSVLARDYPVLMGNLVIVSVLTLLGNLLADIGYALADPRIRTGGGR; this is encoded by the coding sequence TTGCTGTTCTACTTCCTGCGCCGGCTGGCGGGCCTCGTTCCCACCTTCCTGGGCATCACCCTCATCTCCTTCACGGTGATGCACCTGGCCCCGGGGGAACCCATGAGCCTCCAGGCGGACTTCAACCCGAAGATGACACCGGAGATGCGGGCGCGGCTCCGGGCCCAGTACGGGCTCGACAAGCCCCTCTACGTCCAGTACACGCGGTGGCTCGAGGGGCTGGCGAAGCTGGACCTCGGCCGCTCCTTCGCCCCCGACCGGCGCCCGGTGTGGGACAAGATCCGCGAGCGGCTCCCCGTCACCCTCCTCATCAACGGCCTCTCCCTGCTCCTCATCCTGGGGGTCGCCGTGCCCCTCGGGGTGGCGGCGGCGGTCCGGCACAACTCCCTCTTCGACCAGGTCACCACGGTGATCGTGTTCCTGGGCTACGCGGCGCCCACCTTCTGGGTGGCGCTTCTGCTCATGCTGCTGTTCGGGGTGAAGCTCGGCTGGCTGCCCATTTCCGGCGTCCACTCCCTCATGGGCTACGAGCAGATGGGGGCCGTGGAGAAACTCCTCGACTGGGCGCGCCACCTCATCCTGCCCGTCTTCGTGAGCGCCGTGGGGGGGCTGGCGGGGCTCTCCCGCTACGCCCGCTCCTCCATGCTGGAGGTGCTCCGGCAGGACTTCATCACCACCGCCCGGGCCAAGGGGCTTCCGGAACGGCGGGTGGTCTACGTCCACGCCCTCCGTAACGCCCTCCTCCCCCTGGTGACCATCCTGGGGCTCTCGCTGCCCACCCTCATCGGCGGCAGCGTGATCTTCGAGTCCATCTTCGCCATACAGGGGATCGGCCAGCTCATGTGGACCAGCGTGCTCGCCCGGGACTACCCGGTGCTCATGGGGAACCTGGTCATCGTCTCGGTGCTGACGCTTCTGGGGAACCTCCTGGCGGACATCGGCTACGCCCTGGCCGACCCGCGCATCCGGACGGGGGGCGGCAGGTGA
- the opp4C gene encoding oligopeptide ABC transporter permease: protein MSPGAPPEGPAWWARFRRNPLAVAGAGVVAVLGAAALLAPWIAPYDPYAVDTWHILAPPSAAHWCGTDALGRDCLSRLLYGARVSLLVGFVAVGISTAIGVVLGALGGYYGGWLDGLLMRFVDVMLCFPSIFLVMAVIAFLEPSIWNIMAVIGLTGWMGVARLVRAEFLSLRQRDFVLAARLLGASDARIIFSHILPNAMAPILVSATLGVGVAVLTESALSFLGIGVQPPDPSWGNMLTEGKDNLEIAWWLSVFPGLAILVTVLGYNLLGEGLRDALDPRTRAGGRREGT, encoded by the coding sequence GTGAGCCCGGGGGCGCCGCCGGAGGGCCCGGCCTGGTGGGCGCGCTTCCGGCGCAACCCCCTGGCCGTGGCCGGGGCCGGGGTGGTGGCCGTGCTGGGGGCGGCGGCGCTCCTGGCGCCCTGGATCGCGCCCTACGATCCCTACGCGGTGGACACCTGGCACATCCTGGCGCCGCCCTCGGCCGCCCACTGGTGCGGCACGGACGCGCTGGGGCGGGACTGTCTCTCGCGCCTCCTCTACGGGGCCCGGGTCTCGCTGCTCGTGGGCTTCGTGGCCGTGGGGATCTCCACGGCCATCGGCGTGGTGCTGGGGGCCCTGGGGGGCTACTACGGGGGGTGGCTCGACGGGCTCCTCATGCGCTTCGTGGACGTGATGCTCTGCTTCCCGTCCATCTTCCTCGTCATGGCCGTCATCGCCTTCCTCGAGCCCTCCATCTGGAATATCATGGCGGTGATCGGGCTCACCGGGTGGATGGGGGTGGCGCGCCTGGTCCGGGCCGAGTTCCTGAGCCTGCGCCAGCGGGACTTCGTCCTGGCCGCCCGGCTGCTGGGGGCCTCGGACGCCCGAATCATCTTCTCCCACATCCTCCCCAACGCCATGGCCCCCATCCTGGTCTCCGCCACCCTCGGGGTGGGGGTGGCGGTGCTCACGGAGAGCGCCTTGAGCTTTCTCGGCATCGGGGTGCAGCCGCCGGATCCGAGCTGGGGGAACATGCTCACCGAAGGGAAGGACAATCTGGAGATCGCGTGGTGGCTGTCGGTCTTCCCGGGGCTCGCCATCCTGGTGACCGTGCTGGGCTACAACCTCCTCGGGGAGGGGCTCCGGGACGCCTTGGACCCCAGGACCCGCGCCGGCGGCCGCCGGGAGGGCACATGA
- a CDS encoding tetratricopeptide repeat protein translates to MRGGARGRRFLPGCLAGVLLFWWAAPGLAGPQAEAGNGTPAAGIPAPEVSVAPGAVAPAWRLVWERARQMARGGKREGAIALYVELLEKRPGLVEARWELAQLYAQAGRREAAIQELLRYVEDRPGAAKARLLLGDLLADMGQCRKALEHYLRALAPAEGPGGAAAPPAGAVDIEPRVARCLEHLGRREEALDHWRAALAARPEDPELRKAVGFLLARMGRGAEAVALLRPLVPVARDDPEFQRLYLKALLAAGRWEEARPLIAALRRDEAWKGSASRDLVLQVARLFLEGGEPLAALDLLETRLAAAPDDAEALRLYGAGCESLQWFSRAARAWRRVVDRGGRPADRVALARVLLRAERFRAAREVMDDEVRAALEADPEARRWLVAYDRAAGDGDAAWRSARRAFEAEAAADPAAAATVLALALERFDRDPEAPEAAAAAFARLAAERGGWRLLLSAAAERSGRRLAPRRLASLLETGLRARGAAWLLSAWGRAAPAAGEPPLDLGPGAPRMRLELAAARCRAGAAAELAEVGRLGGWFRERAALARAECLAAAGRYEAAMEALGEVLAGAPRHVAARRLRARVLASMGDDLGARAETAWLSLLAGRPEPPPTPIPVRAGGQVFAAPGEVLRGGAGAPSPDALFSAIRQDGISEGLLFLLGLSQEQAGARAEAAATYRGLVRRHPGLWPAWRRLLALLGAEGRGRERAAQRRRVLAALGAALRAPAPVEPDGLPARVLDRVFEGGAPGALRAGWLPGEAVDAELRHRARRAWRRRLAEG, encoded by the coding sequence ATGAGAGGCGGGGCCCGCGGGCGCCGCTTCCTCCCGGGGTGCCTGGCCGGCGTGCTGCTCTTCTGGTGGGCGGCCCCGGGTCTGGCGGGGCCCCAGGCCGAGGCCGGCAACGGGACCCCGGCCGCCGGGATCCCCGCCCCGGAGGTCTCCGTGGCCCCCGGCGCCGTGGCGCCGGCCTGGCGGCTCGTCTGGGAGCGGGCCCGCCAGATGGCCCGCGGCGGCAAGCGGGAGGGGGCCATCGCCCTCTACGTGGAGCTCCTCGAGAAGCGGCCGGGCCTGGTCGAGGCCCGGTGGGAGCTGGCGCAGCTCTATGCCCAGGCCGGGCGCCGGGAGGCGGCGATCCAGGAGCTCCTGCGCTACGTGGAGGATCGGCCGGGCGCGGCCAAGGCGCGCCTCCTCCTGGGCGACCTCCTCGCGGACATGGGCCAGTGCCGGAAGGCGCTGGAACACTACCTCCGGGCCCTGGCCCCGGCCGAGGGTCCCGGCGGGGCGGCGGCGCCGCCGGCCGGGGCGGTGGACATCGAGCCGCGGGTGGCCCGGTGCCTCGAGCACCTGGGGCGGCGCGAGGAGGCCCTCGACCACTGGCGGGCCGCCCTGGCGGCCCGGCCGGAGGACCCGGAGCTGCGAAAGGCCGTGGGGTTCCTGCTGGCCCGGATGGGCCGGGGCGCCGAGGCCGTGGCCCTGCTCCGGCCATTGGTGCCCGTGGCCCGGGACGACCCGGAGTTCCAGCGCCTCTACCTGAAGGCCCTCCTCGCCGCCGGGCGCTGGGAGGAGGCCCGCCCGCTGATCGCCGCCCTGCGCCGGGACGAGGCATGGAAGGGATCGGCCTCTCGGGATCTCGTCCTCCAGGTCGCCCGGCTCTTCCTGGAAGGGGGTGAACCCCTGGCCGCCCTGGATCTCCTCGAGACCCGGCTCGCCGCGGCGCCGGACGACGCCGAGGCCCTCCGGCTCTACGGGGCCGGCTGCGAGTCCCTCCAGTGGTTCTCCAGGGCGGCGCGTGCCTGGCGCCGGGTCGTGGACCGGGGCGGGCGGCCGGCGGACCGGGTGGCGCTGGCGCGGGTGCTCCTCCGGGCGGAGCGGTTTCGGGCGGCCCGGGAGGTGATGGACGACGAGGTCCGCGCGGCCCTGGAGGCCGACCCGGAGGCCCGGCGCTGGCTCGTGGCGTACGACCGGGCGGCGGGGGACGGCGACGCCGCCTGGCGCTCGGCCCGGCGGGCCTTCGAGGCGGAGGCCGCGGCCGACCCGGCGGCCGCGGCCACGGTGCTGGCCCTGGCGCTCGAACGGTTCGACCGCGACCCGGAGGCCCCGGAGGCGGCGGCCGCCGCCTTCGCCCGCCTGGCCGCCGAGCGCGGCGGGTGGCGCCTCTTGCTTTCGGCAGCGGCCGAGCGGTCGGGCCGCCGGCTGGCGCCCCGGCGCCTGGCGAGCCTCCTGGAGACAGGCCTCCGGGCGCGGGGGGCCGCCTGGCTCCTTTCGGCCTGGGGGCGGGCCGCCCCGGCGGCGGGCGAGCCCCCCCTCGACCTCGGCCCGGGGGCGCCGCGGATGCGCCTCGAGCTGGCCGCCGCGCGGTGCCGGGCGGGCGCCGCGGCGGAACTCGCGGAGGTCGGCCGCCTCGGGGGCTGGTTCCGGGAGCGTGCGGCCCTGGCCCGGGCCGAGTGCCTCGCGGCGGCGGGCCGGTATGAGGCCGCGATGGAGGCCCTCGGCGAGGTGCTCGCGGGCGCGCCGCGCCACGTGGCGGCCCGGCGGCTCAGGGCCCGGGTCCTGGCCTCCATGGGGGACGACCTCGGGGCGCGGGCCGAGACCGCGTGGCTCTCCCTCCTCGCCGGGCGCCCGGAGCCCCCCCCGACGCCCATTCCCGTCCGGGCCGGGGGGCAGGTCTTCGCCGCGCCCGGCGAGGTGTTGCGCGGGGGCGCCGGGGCGCCTTCGCCGGACGCCCTCTTTTCGGCGATCCGGCAGGATGGTATCTCTGAGGGGCTGCTCTTCCTCCTGGGGCTTTCCCAGGAGCAGGCGGGCGCCCGGGCCGAGGCGGCCGCGACCTACCGCGGCCTGGTGCGCCGCCACCCCGGGCTGTGGCCGGCCTGGCGGCGGCTCCTCGCCCTCCTCGGGGCCGAGGGCCGGGGGCGGGAACGCGCGGCGCAGCGGCGGCGGGTGCTGGCCGCCCTGGGCGCCGCCCTCCGCGCCCCCGCCCCCGTCGAGCCCGACGGTCTCCCCGCCCGGGTCCTGGACCGGGTCTTCGAAGGGGGGGCGCCGGGCGCGCTCCGGGCGGGGTGGCTGCCCGGGGAGGCGGTCGATGCCGAGCTCCGGCACCGGGCCCGGCGGGCCTGGCGTCGGCGGCTGGCGGAGGGATGA
- a CDS encoding aminopeptidase, giving the protein MAKKALTKTQWEKLEKDLCRARDHVWARLSAREKEAALAWAEAYKVFLDAAKTEREAVAWVAGEAAGRGFVPAGRAAGRDRRLLWTFHGKVAALAVTGRRPAAEGLRIIASHIDAPRLDLKQNPLYQELDMAFLKTHYYGGIKKFHWVTRPLALHGRVLKADGTAVDLRLGDRPEEPVLVINDLLPHLAGKVQAEKKIREAIPAEKLNVLVGGLPLEGPKGAKEAVRLGVLRLLHREYGLVEEDLVSAELELVPADNARDVGLDRAFVGGYGQDDRSCSYAAVRALFDVDDPEYTCLVFLLDKEEIGSDGNTGAKSRLLEVVLFDLLRHVGGEVAPDAPLRACLASRAISGDVTAGVDPDYQEVHEKRNDALVGYGPCLTKYTGSRGKYGANDAHAEYVNWIRRTWNRAKVVWQAGELGRVDEGGGGTVAKYLAHHGMDIVDAGPPVLSMHAPFEVVHKGDLYMLHRAYRAFFEGAS; this is encoded by the coding sequence ATGGCGAAGAAGGCCTTGACCAAGACCCAGTGGGAGAAGCTCGAAAAGGACCTCTGCCGGGCCCGGGATCACGTCTGGGCCCGGCTCTCCGCCCGCGAGAAGGAGGCGGCCCTGGCCTGGGCCGAGGCCTACAAGGTCTTCCTCGACGCGGCGAAGACCGAGCGCGAGGCCGTGGCCTGGGTGGCGGGCGAGGCCGCCGGGAGGGGCTTCGTGCCCGCCGGGCGGGCCGCCGGGCGCGACCGCCGCCTGCTCTGGACCTTCCACGGCAAGGTGGCGGCCCTGGCCGTCACGGGGCGGCGGCCGGCGGCGGAGGGGCTGCGCATCATCGCCTCGCACATCGACGCCCCCCGTCTGGACCTCAAGCAGAACCCCCTCTACCAGGAACTCGACATGGCCTTCTTGAAGACCCACTACTACGGGGGCATCAAGAAGTTCCACTGGGTGACCCGGCCGCTGGCCCTCCACGGGCGCGTCCTCAAGGCCGACGGGACGGCCGTGGACCTCCGCCTGGGGGACCGGCCGGAGGAGCCGGTCCTCGTGATCAACGATCTCCTGCCCCACCTGGCCGGCAAGGTCCAGGCCGAGAAGAAAATCCGCGAGGCCATCCCGGCGGAGAAGCTCAACGTCCTGGTGGGGGGGCTCCCCCTGGAGGGGCCCAAGGGGGCCAAGGAGGCGGTGCGGCTGGGGGTCCTCCGCCTCCTCCACCGGGAGTACGGGCTGGTGGAGGAAGACCTCGTCAGCGCGGAGCTGGAGCTGGTCCCGGCGGACAACGCCCGCGACGTCGGCCTCGACCGGGCCTTCGTGGGCGGCTACGGGCAGGACGACCGCTCCTGCAGCTACGCCGCGGTCCGGGCCCTCTTCGACGTGGACGACCCGGAGTACACCTGCCTGGTCTTCCTCCTGGACAAGGAGGAGATCGGCAGCGACGGGAACACCGGCGCCAAGTCCCGGCTGCTCGAGGTGGTGCTGTTCGACCTCCTCCGCCACGTGGGGGGGGAGGTGGCGCCGGACGCTCCGCTCCGGGCCTGCCTCGCCTCCCGGGCCATCTCCGGCGACGTGACCGCCGGCGTGGACCCCGACTACCAGGAGGTCCACGAGAAGCGCAACGACGCCCTGGTGGGCTACGGCCCCTGTCTGACAAAGTACACGGGGTCCCGCGGCAAGTACGGTGCCAACGACGCCCACGCCGAGTATGTGAACTGGATCCGCCGCACCTGGAACCGCGCCAAGGTGGTGTGGCAGGCCGGCGAACTCGGCCGGGTGGACGAGGGCGGCGGGGGCACCGTGGCCAAGTACCTGGCCCATCACGGCATGGACATCGTGGACGCCGGTCCGCCCGTCCTGAGCATGCACGCCCCCTTCGAGGTGGTGCACAAGGGGGATCTCTACATGCTGCACCGGGCCTACCGGGCCTTTTTCGAGGGGGCGTCATGA
- a CDS encoding FAD-dependent thymidylate synthase: MKIVSPGFEVLDDYFRQGRVLEQIERCGRVCYKSEDRISPASAVPFIRGIIQRGHESVLEMAQLVLEVEVDGESTVQKFFERIPRFFQADRLGKGRFLLSGNPRAFRDAAREHKDLKIVKAVLRHLVEVHPALFEDLAPRHGWVPQDGVRVRSLAAPEVDALPVELLVRHRTLLVHLVVNRAVTHELVRHRVASYLQESQRYCRYGEDRFGGEVAFIRPCFFEEGTAGFELWAEAMETTERIYLELLKRHSPQAARTVLPNSCKTEIMVHATLAEWFHIVRLRASKAADPSMREIMRLLFPELARRFPAVFEPLADALRDA; the protein is encoded by the coding sequence ATGAAGATCGTGTCACCGGGTTTCGAGGTCCTGGACGATTATTTCCGGCAGGGACGCGTCCTGGAGCAGATCGAGCGCTGCGGGCGGGTCTGCTACAAGAGCGAGGACCGGATCTCCCCCGCCTCCGCCGTCCCCTTCATCCGGGGGATCATCCAGCGGGGCCACGAGTCGGTGCTCGAGATGGCCCAGCTGGTCCTGGAGGTGGAGGTGGACGGGGAGTCCACCGTCCAGAAGTTCTTCGAGCGGATCCCGCGGTTTTTCCAGGCGGACCGGCTGGGCAAGGGCCGCTTCCTCCTCTCCGGCAACCCCCGGGCCTTCCGGGACGCGGCCCGGGAGCACAAGGATCTCAAGATCGTCAAGGCGGTGCTCCGGCATCTCGTGGAGGTCCACCCCGCCCTCTTCGAGGACCTCGCCCCCCGCCACGGCTGGGTCCCCCAGGACGGCGTCCGGGTCCGGTCTCTCGCCGCCCCGGAGGTCGACGCCCTCCCGGTGGAACTCCTCGTCCGGCACCGGACCCTCCTCGTGCACCTCGTGGTCAACCGGGCCGTCACCCACGAGCTGGTCCGCCACAGGGTGGCCTCCTACCTCCAGGAGTCCCAGCGCTACTGCCGTTACGGGGAGGACCGGTTCGGCGGCGAGGTGGCCTTCATCCGGCCGTGCTTCTTCGAGGAGGGGACGGCGGGGTTCGAGCTCTGGGCCGAGGCCATGGAGACCACGGAACGGATCTACCTCGAGCTGCTCAAGCGCCACTCGCCCCAGGCCGCCCGGACCGTCCTCCCCAACTCGTGCAAGACGGAGATCATGGTGCACGCCACCCTGGCGGAGTGGTTCCACATCGTGCGCCTCAGGGCCTCCAAGGCCGCCGACCCCAGCATGAGGGAGATCATGCGGCTCCTCTTCCCGGAGCTCGCCCGGCGGTTCCCGGCGGTCTTCGAGCCCCTGGCCGACGCCCTCCGGGACGCCTGA
- the nadB gene encoding L-aspartate oxidase: protein MQVETDFLIIGGGIAGLSLALKVRRLGRVLVIAKKGGADTATNLAQGGIACVMGPDDAFELHEQDTLRAGDGLCHEDVVRLVVRQAPERIRELETLGVRFTRDPADPERFDLGMEGGHSRRRIVHQNDFTGRAIQEALLERAAEAPEIRFEPYRVAVDLVVESKVTGRRSGPRDRCLGAYVLDARTGEIHVVRAPVTVLCTGGAGKVYLYTSNPDVATGDGIAMAYRAGARVANPEFVQFHPTCLYHPKAKNFLISEALRGEGAVLLNHEGRAFMEAYDAERGELASRDVVARAIDLELKKSGKECVFLDISHRPADFIRERFPNIHAFCLRLGIDITREPIPVVPAAHYMSGGVVTDSHGETDIEGLFAVGETACTGLHGANRLASNSLLEGLVMAHQAALRLDRVFPGLRDRPAPVPPEWEAGDAVDLDEAVLVSYNWDVIRRLMWSYVGIVRSDRRLALARKRLAPILAEIDQHYWAYKLTSDFVELRNLAHVADLIVRAAGRRRESRGGHFNKDHPHRDDWGWRRDTILHRGDV, encoded by the coding sequence ATGCAGGTCGAGACCGACTTCCTGATCATCGGCGGCGGGATCGCCGGCCTGAGCCTCGCCCTCAAGGTGCGCCGGCTCGGACGGGTCCTGGTGATCGCCAAGAAGGGCGGCGCGGACACCGCCACCAACCTCGCCCAGGGCGGTATCGCCTGCGTCATGGGTCCGGACGACGCCTTCGAGCTCCACGAGCAGGACACGCTCCGGGCCGGGGACGGCCTCTGCCACGAGGACGTGGTGCGGCTGGTGGTCCGCCAGGCCCCGGAGCGCATCCGGGAGCTCGAGACCCTGGGGGTCCGCTTCACCCGGGACCCCGCCGACCCGGAGCGGTTCGACCTGGGCATGGAGGGCGGACACTCCCGCCGCCGCATCGTCCACCAGAACGACTTCACCGGCCGGGCCATCCAGGAGGCCTTGCTGGAGCGGGCCGCCGAGGCGCCCGAGATCCGCTTCGAGCCCTACCGGGTGGCGGTGGACCTCGTGGTGGAGAGCAAGGTCACGGGGCGGCGGAGCGGGCCGCGCGACCGGTGCCTCGGGGCCTACGTGCTGGATGCCCGGACGGGGGAGATCCACGTCGTCCGGGCCCCGGTGACGGTGCTCTGCACCGGGGGCGCGGGCAAGGTCTACCTCTATACCAGCAACCCGGACGTGGCCACGGGCGACGGCATCGCCATGGCCTACCGGGCCGGGGCCCGGGTGGCCAACCCCGAGTTCGTCCAGTTCCACCCCACCTGCCTCTACCACCCCAAGGCCAAGAACTTCTTGATCTCCGAGGCCCTCCGCGGCGAGGGGGCCGTGCTGCTCAACCACGAGGGGCGGGCCTTCATGGAAGCCTACGACGCCGAGCGGGGCGAGCTTGCCAGCCGGGACGTGGTGGCCCGGGCCATCGACCTGGAACTCAAGAAGAGCGGCAAGGAGTGCGTGTTCCTGGACATCTCCCACCGGCCGGCCGACTTCATCCGGGAGCGCTTCCCGAACATCCACGCCTTCTGCCTTCGGCTCGGGATCGACATCACCCGCGAACCCATCCCCGTGGTGCCCGCCGCCCACTACATGTCGGGCGGCGTGGTGACCGATTCCCACGGCGAGACCGACATCGAGGGTCTCTTCGCCGTGGGCGAGACGGCGTGCACCGGGCTCCACGGTGCCAACCGCCTGGCGAGCAACTCGCTCCTCGAGGGGCTGGTCATGGCCCACCAGGCGGCGCTTCGCCTGGACCGGGTCTTCCCCGGGCTCCGGGACCGGCCGGCGCCGGTCCCGCCGGAGTGGGAGGCGGGTGACGCGGTGGACCTCGACGAGGCCGTCCTCGTCTCGTACAACTGGGACGTCATCCGCCGCCTCATGTGGAGCTACGTGGGGATCGTCCGGAGCGACCGGCGGCTGGCCCTGGCGCGCAAGCGGCTGGCGCCCATCCTGGCGGAGATCGACCAGCACTACTGGGCCTACAAGCTGACCAGCGACTTCGTGGAGCTGCGGAACCTGGCCCACGTGGCCGACCTCATCGTCCGGGCCGCCGGCCGGCGGCGGGAGAGCCGCGGCGGGCACTTCAACAAGGACCACCCGCACCGCGACGACTGGGGGTGGCGCCGGGACACCATCCTCCACCGGGGGGATGTGTGA